One region of Microbacterium sp. M28 genomic DNA includes:
- a CDS encoding ExeM/NucH family extracellular endonuclease — protein sequence MMPAPDAGNRTVPASFRSRGRVSVLAVTCVAALGAGALVATPAFANTTGTGVVINEAYLSGGSAGALFTNKFVELYNPTSEPVSLDGLSLQYRSATGTAAFNGVVPLTGTIPAGGHYLVQGGSNGANGQALPTADAVGNLNPSGTNGTLALVEGTAAVTLAPGSITGTAGVVDLLGYGTSNTFETAAATPPAGNTDVKSLNRTNAADTDDNSADFTLSATITPQNSGGTGPEEPEEPEEPTAVSIAEVQGSGDVSPLAGQNVTVSGVVTGDYRTGGYKGVTIQTQGSGGDTDATPGASDGVFVYLNALAPTLAIGDLVSVTGTVSEYFGQTQINPAAASDVSVVTAAAGVPAQTPLADTVTGADREAFENMLVAPTGSYLVASSHQLYNYGTLWLNPGELNVKSTETTRPGDAANAIAAENRAERILLDDGWSSQVTSNAHPGQQPYFTADTVVRNGDAVDFADAGYVLQYGFDDWRLQPVVPIDDTSDAGYKAGFTAQNPRTDAAPEVGGDVQVGAFNVYNYFTTLSGENPDARGAETAEEFAIQKSKIVTAINALDAEVVSLMEIENSIHFGKPADAALSDLVDGLNADAGSEVWAFVPTPAALLQTETDVITNAIIYKKDAVTPVGDSATIIDETVWDNAREPVAQTFDVDGKLVSVVANHFKSKSPPSGGGAEPADGQGFFNADRIAQAQSLLAFTETLAETSGSDDILLLGDFNAYGQEDPIDVFAQAGWTDLVPAQAAGHYTYTFDGELGSLDHAIASPSLTESVTGTGVWAINSPEWSDRGYAFGAAEAGTPYRSSDHDPIVVGISSEIPPVSIDIVTINDFHGRIEADGAAAGAAVLAGAVQQLRDGNPNTLFTANGDLVGASTFTSFIQDDNPTIDALNLAGLQVSSTGNHEYDQGWADLSERIEARADWPYLAANVYLAGTDEHALEPSWVTEVDGVDVGFIGAVTEDLPTLVSPDAISELEVRDIADSVNAEAAALTDGDQANGEADVIILLVHEGAASTEPAEFEPGTPLGDILAGVGPEVDAISTGHTHGAYSEVIDGRPVFQAGQYGENFALTSIEVDPETKELLSIENEIKPLTEAGKALYPADPEVQAIVDAAKAEADVLGAEKVGEITADFNRARQTNGSENRGGESTIGNFVADVHKWATGADVALMNPGGIRANLAYASAGQNDPDGNVTFREAATVQPFANTLVTLELTGAQLESVLEEQWQPAGASRPFLKLGVSEGLVYTYDPTAAAGERITSITLDGTAIDPDATYVVAANSFLAAGGDNFASFREGVNKKDTGKVDLASTVEWFDANGTATPDLAQRAVGVTLSPADADGYTAGDQVTIALSSLNFSAGEANGAEVAVSLGETVLASGQIDPTIVDTTDEVGRASLSFTVPDGVFGEQSLTVAVTSTGTTVQVPFTIAGSEPVEFTGTIEVPKKVAAGKKLSITGADFEPGETVTVRLQPKKGSAIELGEVVVGENGSFQASVTVPKNTHPGKYSVEVAQADGDTASATVGVNRGGGVRDVLDWLWDLITGWF from the coding sequence ATGATGCCAGCCCCCGATGCCGGGAACCGAACGGTTCCGGCGTCCTTCCGCAGCAGGGGGCGCGTCAGCGTCCTCGCCGTAACCTGTGTCGCCGCCCTGGGCGCCGGCGCCCTGGTCGCGACACCCGCCTTCGCGAACACGACCGGGACGGGGGTCGTCATCAACGAGGCGTACCTTTCCGGTGGCAGCGCAGGGGCGCTGTTCACGAACAAGTTCGTGGAGCTCTACAACCCCACCTCCGAGCCGGTCTCCCTCGACGGACTCTCCCTGCAGTACCGCTCGGCGACCGGGACCGCGGCCTTCAACGGCGTCGTCCCCCTCACGGGCACGATTCCCGCCGGCGGCCACTACCTCGTGCAGGGCGGCAGCAACGGCGCGAACGGTCAGGCGCTGCCGACCGCGGATGCCGTCGGCAACCTGAACCCGAGCGGCACCAACGGGACGCTCGCACTCGTCGAGGGCACCGCCGCGGTCACCCTCGCGCCCGGGTCGATCACGGGCACGGCGGGAGTCGTCGACCTGCTCGGATACGGCACCTCGAACACATTCGAGACGGCAGCGGCCACCCCGCCGGCCGGCAACACCGACGTCAAGTCGCTGAACCGGACGAACGCCGCCGACACCGACGACAACAGCGCGGACTTCACGCTGTCCGCGACGATCACCCCGCAGAACTCCGGCGGCACAGGGCCCGAAGAGCCCGAGGAACCGGAAGAGCCCACCGCGGTCTCGATCGCCGAGGTGCAGGGTTCCGGCGACGTCTCGCCGTTGGCCGGCCAGAACGTCACGGTCTCCGGCGTCGTGACCGGCGACTACCGCACGGGCGGCTACAAGGGCGTCACGATCCAGACCCAGGGCTCGGGCGGCGACACCGACGCGACCCCCGGAGCTTCGGACGGCGTCTTCGTCTACCTGAACGCCCTCGCACCGACGCTCGCCATCGGCGACCTCGTGTCGGTCACGGGAACGGTCAGTGAGTACTTCGGCCAGACGCAGATCAACCCGGCAGCGGCATCCGACGTCTCGGTCGTCACCGCCGCTGCGGGGGTGCCCGCTCAGACTCCGCTCGCCGACACGGTCACCGGCGCCGATCGCGAGGCCTTCGAGAACATGCTCGTCGCGCCGACCGGGTCGTACCTGGTCGCCTCCAGCCACCAGCTCTACAACTACGGGACCCTGTGGCTGAACCCGGGTGAGCTCAACGTCAAGAGCACCGAGACCACCCGCCCCGGCGACGCGGCGAACGCGATCGCCGCCGAGAACCGCGCCGAGCGCATCCTCCTGGACGACGGATGGTCGTCGCAGGTCACCAGCAACGCCCACCCAGGACAGCAGCCGTACTTCACGGCCGACACCGTGGTGCGCAACGGCGACGCGGTCGACTTCGCGGACGCCGGGTACGTGCTGCAGTACGGCTTCGACGACTGGCGACTGCAGCCGGTCGTGCCGATCGACGACACCAGCGACGCGGGCTACAAGGCCGGATTCACGGCGCAGAACCCGCGCACGGACGCGGCCCCCGAGGTCGGCGGCGACGTGCAGGTCGGCGCGTTCAACGTCTACAACTACTTCACGACGCTCTCCGGCGAGAATCCGGACGCGCGTGGAGCGGAGACGGCAGAGGAGTTCGCGATCCAGAAGTCGAAGATCGTCACGGCGATCAACGCACTGGACGCCGAGGTCGTGTCGCTGATGGAGATCGAGAACTCGATCCACTTCGGCAAGCCGGCCGACGCCGCGCTGAGCGACCTCGTCGACGGTCTCAACGCCGATGCGGGCTCCGAGGTGTGGGCGTTCGTGCCCACCCCCGCCGCTCTGCTGCAGACCGAGACCGACGTCATCACGAACGCGATCATCTACAAGAAGGATGCCGTCACACCGGTGGGCGACAGCGCCACCATCATCGACGAGACGGTGTGGGACAACGCGCGCGAGCCCGTCGCGCAGACCTTCGACGTGGACGGCAAGCTCGTCTCGGTCGTCGCGAACCACTTCAAGTCGAAGTCGCCGCCGTCCGGTGGCGGGGCCGAGCCTGCCGACGGCCAGGGCTTCTTCAACGCCGACCGCATCGCGCAGGCGCAGTCCCTGCTGGCGTTCACCGAGACGCTCGCCGAGACCAGTGGAAGCGACGACATCCTGCTGCTCGGCGACTTCAACGCGTACGGCCAGGAGGACCCGATCGACGTGTTCGCCCAGGCCGGCTGGACCGACCTGGTTCCGGCGCAGGCCGCAGGCCACTACACGTACACGTTCGACGGTGAGCTCGGGTCACTCGACCACGCGATCGCGTCCCCGTCGCTGACCGAGTCCGTCACGGGCACGGGTGTCTGGGCGATCAACTCGCCGGAGTGGAGCGACCGCGGCTACGCGTTCGGCGCCGCCGAGGCGGGGACCCCGTACCGCTCCAGCGACCACGATCCGATCGTCGTGGGCATCTCGAGCGAGATCCCGCCCGTGTCGATCGACATCGTCACGATCAACGACTTCCACGGTCGGATCGAGGCCGACGGCGCCGCAGCGGGTGCGGCCGTGCTCGCCGGGGCCGTGCAGCAGCTGCGCGACGGCAACCCGAACACGCTCTTCACGGCGAACGGCGACCTCGTCGGCGCATCGACGTTCACGTCGTTCATCCAGGACGACAACCCGACGATCGACGCGCTCAACCTGGCGGGACTCCAGGTGAGCTCGACGGGCAACCACGAGTACGACCAGGGTTGGGCCGACCTGTCTGAACGGATCGAGGCGCGCGCCGACTGGCCGTACCTCGCCGCGAACGTCTACCTCGCCGGTACGGACGAGCACGCCCTCGAGCCGTCCTGGGTCACCGAGGTCGACGGCGTGGACGTCGGATTCATCGGCGCCGTCACGGAGGACCTTCCGACGCTCGTGTCGCCGGACGCGATCTCCGAGCTCGAGGTGCGCGACATCGCGGACTCCGTCAACGCGGAAGCCGCGGCGCTGACCGACGGCGACCAGGCCAACGGCGAGGCGGACGTCATCATCCTCCTCGTGCACGAGGGCGCGGCGTCGACGGAGCCGGCGGAGTTCGAGCCCGGCACCCCGCTCGGCGACATCCTCGCCGGCGTCGGCCCGGAGGTCGACGCCATCTCGACCGGCCACACGCACGGCGCGTACAGCGAGGTCATCGATGGCCGGCCCGTGTTCCAGGCCGGGCAGTACGGCGAGAACTTCGCGTTGACGAGCATCGAGGTCGATCCGGAGACCAAGGAGCTCCTCTCGATCGAGAACGAGATCAAGCCGCTCACCGAGGCGGGCAAGGCCCTGTACCCCGCTGACCCCGAGGTCCAGGCGATCGTCGACGCGGCCAAGGCCGAGGCCGACGTGCTCGGCGCCGAGAAGGTCGGGGAGATCACGGCCGACTTCAACCGGGCACGTCAGACCAACGGCTCCGAGAACCGGGGTGGCGAGTCCACGATCGGGAACTTCGTGGCCGACGTCCACAAGTGGGCGACCGGCGCGGACGTGGCGCTGATGAACCCGGGCGGGATCCGCGCGAACCTCGCGTACGCGAGCGCGGGCCAGAACGACCCCGACGGCAACGTGACGTTCCGTGAGGCGGCGACGGTACAGCCGTTCGCCAACACGCTCGTCACGCTCGAGCTCACCGGCGCGCAGCTGGAGAGCGTGCTCGAGGAGCAGTGGCAGCCGGCCGGCGCGAGCCGTCCGTTCCTGAAGCTCGGCGTCTCGGAAGGGCTCGTGTACACCTACGACCCGACCGCCGCGGCCGGTGAGCGGATCACCTCGATCACGCTCGACGGCACGGCGATCGACCCGGACGCGACGTACGTCGTCGCGGCGAACTCCTTCCTCGCGGCCGGCGGAGACAACTTCGCCAGCTTCCGGGAGGGCGTGAACAAGAAGGACACCGGCAAGGTGGACCTCGCCTCGACGGTCGAGTGGTTCGACGCCAACGGCACCGCGACGCCTGATCTCGCGCAGCGCGCGGTCGGCGTGACGCTGAGCCCCGCCGATGCGGACGGCTACACCGCGGGTGACCAGGTGACGATCGCGCTCTCCTCGCTGAACTTCAGCGCCGGCGAGGCGAACGGTGCCGAGGTGGCCGTGTCGCTGGGGGAGACGGTTCTCGCGTCCGGCCAGATCGATCCGACCATCGTCGACACGACCGACGAGGTCGGCCGCGCCAGCCTGTCGTTCACGGTGCCGGATGGGGTGTTCGGCGAGCAGTCGCTCACGGTCGCGGTCACCAGTACGGGCACGACCGTGCAGGTGCCGTTCACGATCGCGGGCTCCGAGCCGGTGGAGTTCACCGGCACCATCGAGGTTCCGAAGAAGGTCGCCGCAGGCAAGAAGCTCAGCATCACGGGTGCCGACTTCGAACCGGGCGAGACGGTCACCGTCCGCCTGCAGCCCAAGAAGGGCTCGGCGATCGAGCTCGGCGAGGTCGTGGTGGGCGAGAACGGCTCATTCCAGGCATCCGTCACGGTGCCGAAGAACACCCACCCCGGCAAGTACAGCGTCGAGGTCGCGCAGGCCGACGGCGACACGGCGTCCGCGACGGTCGGCGTCAACCGCGGCGGCGGAGTGCGAGATGTCCTGGACTGGCTCTGGGATCTGATCACGGGCTGGTTCTGA
- a CDS encoding SURF1 family protein, whose product MLRPRWIGVLALCLVVAGVFAFLGQWQLGRAIETDPPPAGVTEQVRALDDVVAPGEYLPEPYVGQRTEATGSWIGGDFLVVSSRYNDDVEGYWVTGQLRVGDRVSIAVALGWAQEREDADAAVAALEQSAAGTEATISGRLISDEGVQVPPADDPQRMDRMSPAALLGHWHDAEQLAVYRPYLASFDAPDGLVDISSSPPDELSPVNWLNVFYAAEWAIFAGFAFYIWYRLAKDAWEREVEDLEDAAAAAS is encoded by the coding sequence ATGCTGCGTCCGCGCTGGATCGGCGTCCTCGCGCTGTGCCTGGTCGTCGCCGGTGTCTTCGCGTTCCTCGGCCAGTGGCAGCTCGGCCGCGCGATCGAGACAGATCCGCCCCCCGCCGGCGTGACGGAGCAGGTCCGTGCCCTGGATGACGTCGTCGCGCCGGGCGAGTATCTGCCGGAGCCGTACGTCGGTCAGCGCACCGAGGCGACGGGCAGCTGGATCGGCGGCGACTTCCTCGTCGTCTCGTCCCGCTACAACGACGACGTCGAGGGGTACTGGGTCACCGGCCAGTTGCGCGTGGGCGATCGCGTCTCGATCGCCGTCGCGCTGGGCTGGGCCCAGGAACGTGAAGACGCGGATGCCGCGGTCGCAGCCCTCGAGCAGAGCGCCGCCGGCACCGAGGCCACGATCAGCGGGCGACTCATCTCGGACGAGGGCGTGCAGGTCCCACCGGCCGATGACCCGCAGCGCATGGACCGGATGTCGCCGGCAGCGCTGCTGGGCCACTGGCACGATGCAGAGCAGCTCGCGGTCTACCGGCCCTACCTCGCGAGCTTCGACGCTCCGGACGGGCTCGTGGACATCTCCTCCTCGCCGCCGGACGAGCTGTCGCCGGTGAACTGGCTGAACGTGTTCTACGCGGCCGAGTGGGCGATCTTCGCGGGCTTCGCGTTCTACATCTGGTACCGCCTGGCGAAGGATGCCTGGGAGCGCGAGGTCGAGGATCTCGAGGATGCGGCAGCCGCGGCATCCTGA
- a CDS encoding GuaB3 family IMP dehydrogenase-related protein, protein MDIELGRGKRARRAYTFDDIAVVPSRRTRNPEDVSTAWTIDAYGFDIPVLGAPMDSVVSPATAIKLGQLGGLGVLDLEGLWTRYENPEPLLAEIAGLAPAEATQRMQQLYSEPIKPELIKARLAEIRAGGVTVAGSLTPQRTQELYETVVAAGVDLFVIRGTTVSAEHVSSAAEPLNLKKFIYDLDVPVIVGGAATYTAALHLMRTGAAGVLVGFGGGAASTTRATLGIHAPMATAVSDVAAARRDYLDESGGRYVHVIADGGVGTSGDIVKALAMGADAVMLGVALARATDAPGRGFHWGPEAHHPKLPRGRRVAVDGIAPLEEILFGPAPVADGTANLIGALRKSMATTGYSDLKEFQRVEVVLAPYEQV, encoded by the coding sequence ATGGACATCGAACTCGGCCGAGGCAAGCGCGCGCGTCGCGCGTACACGTTCGACGACATCGCGGTGGTGCCGTCGCGGCGCACGCGCAACCCGGAGGACGTCTCGACGGCCTGGACGATCGACGCCTACGGCTTCGACATCCCCGTGCTCGGCGCGCCGATGGACTCCGTCGTGAGCCCGGCGACGGCGATCAAGCTGGGCCAGCTCGGTGGTCTGGGCGTGCTCGACCTCGAGGGTCTGTGGACCCGTTACGAGAACCCCGAGCCTCTGCTCGCCGAGATCGCGGGTCTCGCACCCGCCGAGGCGACGCAGCGCATGCAGCAGCTGTACAGCGAGCCCATCAAGCCCGAGCTGATCAAGGCGCGTCTCGCCGAGATCCGCGCAGGCGGCGTGACGGTGGCCGGTTCCCTGACGCCGCAGCGCACGCAGGAGCTGTACGAGACGGTGGTCGCCGCCGGTGTCGATCTGTTCGTCATCCGCGGCACGACGGTGTCGGCTGAGCACGTCTCGAGTGCCGCCGAACCGCTGAACCTGAAGAAGTTCATCTACGACCTCGACGTCCCCGTGATCGTCGGAGGGGCTGCGACCTACACCGCGGCCCTGCACCTCATGCGCACCGGCGCGGCCGGTGTGCTCGTCGGCTTCGGTGGGGGAGCGGCGTCCACGACGCGCGCGACTCTCGGCATCCACGCGCCGATGGCGACCGCGGTCTCCGATGTCGCCGCCGCTCGGCGCGACTACCTCGACGAGTCGGGCGGGCGTTACGTCCACGTGATCGCCGACGGCGGTGTGGGCACCTCGGGCGACATCGTCAAGGCGCTCGCGATGGGCGCGGATGCCGTGATGCTCGGCGTCGCACTCGCTCGCGCGACGGACGCTCCAGGTCGCGGCTTCCACTGGGGGCCCGAGGCGCACCACCCCAAGCTGCCCCGCGGCCGCCGCGTCGCCGTCGACGGCATCGCGCCGCTCGAGGAGATCCTGTTCGGCCCTGCGCCCGTCGCGGACGGCACCGCGAACCTCATCGGTGCGCTGCGCAAGTCCATGGCCACGACCGGATACTCCGACCTCAAGGAGTTCCAGCGCGTCGAGGTCGTGCTGGCCCCGTACGAGCAGGTCTGA
- a CDS encoding FAD-dependent oxidoreductase, which produces MAQDAVDVAVVGGGVMGLATAWELVRRGLRPVVLERFARGHTQGASHGATRNFNDAYTEDHYLDLLERSRAGWEALGTVDGAPLLRLHGLVTHGDVDIAAVQAGLARRGIPADLLTAAEAQRRWPGMRFASDVLWSADAGVIRAADTLRELERRIVAGGGTVRWETPVERIGQDPASALLALADGTTLRADTVIVTAGAWTSTLLGGIGLPRLRVTEETPAHFQPVTDTAWPSFNHYVAPSDYPATVYGMPTPGEGVKVGFHQVGDEVDPDDRPHRTTHADALRSYVREWMPGLDADSAVHLSCTYTSTDDSDFVLDRRGRFVIGAGFSGHGFKFAPGVGAVLADLALDQTARAAWPFRLA; this is translated from the coding sequence ATGGCGCAGGATGCCGTGGACGTCGCCGTCGTGGGCGGCGGCGTCATGGGGCTGGCGACGGCGTGGGAGCTCGTGCGCCGCGGTCTCCGACCGGTCGTCCTGGAGCGTTTCGCGCGCGGTCACACGCAGGGCGCATCCCACGGCGCCACCCGCAACTTCAACGACGCCTATACCGAGGATCACTACCTCGACCTGCTGGAGCGTTCGCGCGCCGGCTGGGAGGCGCTCGGCACCGTGGACGGCGCCCCGCTGCTGCGCCTGCACGGCCTGGTCACCCACGGCGACGTCGACATCGCTGCGGTACAGGCGGGACTCGCGCGCCGCGGCATCCCGGCCGACCTGCTCACGGCGGCGGAGGCGCAGCGGCGGTGGCCGGGGATGCGCTTCGCGTCGGACGTGCTGTGGTCGGCGGATGCCGGAGTCATCCGCGCCGCCGACACCCTCCGCGAGCTGGAGCGGCGGATCGTCGCCGGCGGCGGCACGGTCCGATGGGAGACCCCTGTCGAACGCATTGGTCAGGATCCGGCGAGCGCTCTGCTCGCCCTGGCGGACGGGACGACCCTGCGCGCGGACACCGTGATCGTGACGGCCGGTGCATGGACCTCGACTCTGCTCGGCGGCATCGGGCTGCCGCGGCTGCGTGTCACGGAGGAGACGCCGGCGCACTTCCAGCCCGTGACGGATACCGCGTGGCCGTCCTTCAACCACTACGTCGCACCGAGCGACTACCCCGCCACGGTCTACGGCATGCCCACGCCTGGCGAGGGCGTCAAAGTGGGCTTCCACCAGGTCGGCGACGAGGTCGACCCCGACGACCGTCCGCACCGCACGACGCATGCGGACGCGCTCCGCTCGTATGTGCGCGAGTGGATGCCGGGGCTCGACGCCGACTCCGCGGTGCATCTGAGCTGCACGTACACGTCGACCGACGACAGCGATTTCGTGCTCGACCGGCGAGGGCGGTTCGTGATCGGCGCCGGCTTCTCGGGACACGGCTTCAAGTTCGCGCCCGGCGTCGGCGCCGTGCTGGCCGATCTCGCGCTCGACCAGACGGCGCGCGCCGCCTGGCCGTTCCGTCTCGCCTGA
- a CDS encoding ABC-F family ATP-binding cassette domain-containing protein — MGYIDVSAISLTLPDGRPLLDEATFRVGAGSTSALIGPNGAGKTTLLRIIRGDAAADSGAVTIDGGLGVMDQFIGHGEAGQTVQDLLTRVAPRRIRAAAETLESAENALIERDEHDTQMAYAAAIAEYADAGGYEHETVWDQCTIAALGVPYERARYRELVTLSGGEQKRLALEALLRGPDDVLLLDEPDNYLDVPAKRWLEEQLRQTPKTVLLVSHDRELLARAADRIITLEPGGAGATAWVHGGGFATYHQAREDRMDRLDELRRRWDEQHEKLRTLVATLKVKAEANDGFASRYRAAQTRLRKFEEAGPPEERPPAQDFDMRLRGARTGKRAVIAERLELTGLMRPFDAEIWFGDRIGVLGSNGSGKSHFLRLLARGGTDPDPTLGHVTSTGELVAEVPHTGRAILGARVVPGLFAQTHAHPEFVGRTLLEILHRGDDRRQGLPRDAASSALDRYGLVRQAQQSFDSLSGGQQARFQVLLLELSGATLLLLDEPTDNLDLESAEALEDALTRFDGTVLAVTHDRWFARSFDRFLVFGSDGEVYAADEPVWDERRVARTR; from the coding sequence GTGGGCTACATCGACGTCTCGGCGATCTCACTCACCCTGCCGGATGGCAGACCGCTGCTCGATGAGGCGACGTTCCGCGTCGGCGCCGGCTCGACCAGCGCGCTGATCGGGCCGAACGGCGCAGGCAAGACGACGCTGCTGCGCATCATCCGCGGCGATGCCGCCGCCGACTCCGGCGCCGTCACCATCGACGGCGGCCTCGGCGTCATGGATCAGTTCATCGGTCACGGCGAGGCAGGTCAGACGGTGCAGGATCTGCTGACGCGGGTGGCCCCGCGTCGCATCCGCGCCGCCGCCGAGACACTGGAATCGGCGGAGAACGCGCTCATCGAACGCGACGAGCACGACACCCAGATGGCGTACGCCGCGGCGATCGCCGAGTACGCCGATGCGGGCGGGTACGAGCACGAGACGGTGTGGGACCAGTGCACCATCGCCGCTCTCGGCGTGCCGTACGAACGCGCCAGATACCGCGAGCTCGTCACGCTGTCCGGCGGCGAGCAGAAGCGGCTCGCCCTCGAGGCGCTGCTGCGGGGCCCGGACGACGTGCTGCTGCTGGACGAGCCGGACAACTACCTGGACGTCCCGGCCAAGCGCTGGCTGGAGGAGCAGCTGCGGCAGACCCCGAAGACGGTGCTGCTCGTGTCGCACGACCGGGAGCTGCTCGCGAGAGCGGCCGACCGGATCATCACGCTCGAACCCGGTGGCGCCGGCGCGACCGCATGGGTGCACGGCGGCGGTTTCGCCACGTATCACCAGGCGCGCGAGGACCGGATGGATCGCCTGGACGAGCTGCGGCGTCGCTGGGACGAGCAGCACGAGAAGCTGCGCACCCTCGTCGCGACGCTCAAGGTGAAGGCCGAGGCGAACGACGGCTTCGCATCACGGTATCGGGCGGCGCAGACCCGGCTGCGCAAGTTCGAGGAGGCCGGGCCGCCCGAAGAGCGTCCACCGGCGCAGGACTTCGACATGCGGCTGCGGGGAGCGCGCACCGGCAAGCGCGCCGTGATCGCCGAGCGGCTGGAGCTGACCGGCCTCATGCGACCGTTCGACGCTGAGATCTGGTTCGGGGACCGCATCGGTGTGCTCGGATCGAACGGGTCGGGCAAGTCGCACTTCCTCCGTCTGCTCGCCAGAGGAGGCACCGACCCTGATCCGACGCTCGGGCACGTCACGTCGACGGGCGAGCTGGTGGCGGAGGTGCCGCACACGGGCCGCGCGATCCTCGGCGCCCGAGTGGTGCCAGGGCTGTTCGCGCAGACGCACGCGCATCCTGAGTTCGTCGGCCGCACGCTGCTCGAGATCCTGCACCGCGGCGACGATCGACGCCAGGGTCTGCCTCGGGATGCCGCCAGCAGCGCCCTGGACCGCTACGGACTCGTCCGGCAGGCGCAGCAGAGCTTCGACTCGCTGTCCGGTGGCCAGCAGGCGCGGTTCCAGGTGCTGCTGCTGGAGCTCTCCGGGGCGACGCTGCTGCTGCTCGACGAGCCGACGGACAACCTGGATCTGGAATCCGCCGAGGCGCTGGAGGACGCGCTGACGCGCTTCGACGGGACGGTCCTGGCGGTGACACACGATCGCTGGTTCGCGCGGTCGTTCGATCGATTCCTCGTATTCGGATCGGACGGAGAGGTGTACGCGGCCGACGAGCCGGTGTGGGATGAGCGCCGCGTGGCTCGAACCCGCTGA
- a CDS encoding pyridoxal phosphate-dependent decarboxylase family protein — protein sequence MSGGILGRLRDLRALDAPTHGGHVLAYVYDSGMPELDELADAAASLARPVNGLDPTVFPSVAAMERDLLGFVRRAVHGGRDVTGSVTSGGTESCLLAVKTARDLWRTEHPDAAAQGTRPRLLAPSTAHAAFQKAARLFDLEFDPVPCAPDGTVAAADLIARMGDDVALVVVSAPAYPSGALDPVGAVAAAAKVRGIRCHVDACFGGLVLPWWRDAAPWDFRLPGVTSLSADLHKFGYAPKGVSVLLHRGRRQHRAQFFATTRWPGYPVVNATLLGSRSASPLAAAWAIVQRLGDDGFAELTASIERVAAGIRDEVARIPGLVVMGDPVGPAITLVADVAAPIDVRVDPHRLADELADHGWRIQHQPGFVQSDGTRLPRSAHLTLTPVLERRLKDFRRALTHAADAVRGRRPADGRWMAGAVRTLGYAADRVPGPAASWRLLRLAGAGRVTQGQPMSTLMALIEELPAPVAEALLAELLARMSEPR from the coding sequence ATGAGCGGCGGCATCCTGGGCCGGCTGCGCGACCTCCGGGCGCTCGACGCTCCGACACACGGCGGGCACGTCCTGGCGTATGTCTACGACTCGGGGATGCCGGAGCTGGACGAGCTGGCAGATGCCGCGGCATCCCTCGCCCGTCCGGTGAACGGTCTCGACCCCACCGTCTTCCCGTCCGTCGCGGCGATGGAGCGCGACCTCCTCGGCTTCGTGCGCCGAGCAGTGCACGGAGGACGCGACGTCACAGGTTCCGTGACCAGCGGGGGAACCGAGAGCTGCCTGCTGGCGGTGAAGACGGCGCGCGACCTGTGGCGCACTGAGCATCCGGATGCCGCGGCCCAGGGGACGCGACCACGCCTGCTCGCGCCATCCACGGCCCACGCGGCGTTCCAAAAGGCGGCACGGCTGTTCGACCTGGAGTTCGACCCGGTGCCGTGCGCTCCCGACGGGACCGTTGCGGCGGCGGATCTGATCGCGAGGATGGGCGACGACGTCGCGCTCGTCGTCGTGTCGGCGCCCGCGTATCCGAGCGGTGCACTCGATCCGGTCGGCGCGGTCGCCGCGGCGGCGAAGGTCCGCGGCATCCGGTGCCACGTCGACGCCTGCTTCGGGGGACTCGTGCTGCCATGGTGGCGGGACGCAGCGCCGTGGGACTTCCGCCTTCCCGGTGTGACGAGCCTGTCGGCGGACCTTCACAAGTTCGGGTACGCGCCGAAGGGCGTCTCGGTGCTGCTGCACCGGGGCAGGCGCCAGCACCGGGCCCAGTTCTTCGCCACGACTCGGTGGCCCGGCTACCCCGTCGTGAATGCGACGCTGCTCGGGTCGAGGTCCGCGTCCCCGCTGGCGGCGGCCTGGGCGATCGTGCAGCGGTTGGGCGACGACGGATTCGCGGAGCTGACCGCGTCGATCGAGCGCGTCGCTGCCGGCATCAGAGACGAGGTCGCGCGCATCCCTGGGCTGGTGGTGATGGGGGATCCGGTCGGTCCGGCGATCACCCTCGTCGCGGACGTCGCCGCTCCGATCGACGTCCGCGTGGATCCGCATCGGCTCGCGGACGAGCTGGCCGACCACGGCTGGCGGATCCAGCATCAACCGGGGTTCGTGCAGAGCGACGGCACCCGCCTGCCGCGCAGTGCACATCTCACCCTGACCCCGGTGCTCGAGCGTCGCCTGAAGGATTTCCGGCGTGCGTTGACCCACGCAGCCGACGCCGTGCGAGGGCGCCGTCCGGCGGACGGCCGATGGATGGCCGGGGCGGTGCGCACGCTCGGATACGCTGCCGATCGCGTGCCGGGACCTGCAGCATCCTGGCGTCTGCTGCGACTGGCCGGCGCCGGCCGGGTGACGCAGGGTCAGCCGATGTCGACCCTGATGGCATTGATCGAGGAACTCCCGGCACCCGTCGCCGAGGCGCTGCTCGCCGAGCTGCTGGCGCGGATGTCGGAGCCGCGCTGA